ATACAGGAGAACGGAGTTTTTCAAGATGGATTACAGAAAAAATAAAAAGTAAAAGTTCAAAAGTGTATGTTGCGAAAATTGATCAGAAGCCCGTTTCGTTTATTGCTGTCAGTAACACTGGCGAGAATTTTGTTACAGAAGTAGAAGGAATGAAAAATATCTGCGCAGCGTTCTGCCTGTCAGAATATCGTGGAAAGGGCATTTTTCAGAACCTGTTAAATTATGTGATAAGACAGTTAAATCAGCAGGGGGTACGATACTTAGGGGTTGATTTTGAAAGCTTTAATCCCACGGCAAGTGGTGTGTGGAATAAATATTTTACTCCATATACAAATAGCATTGTTCGCAGAATTGACGAATACGTGTTAAATAAATAAGCTGTCTGGAGGAGTCATTGGGCGATATTTTAGTAATATATCGTTTGGATTTGTTATATTGTAATCGTACAAGTCAAGATTGGAGGTGCGCGGCAAATGAATTTCCGCTACGGCACAGAAGCAACCGATTATCTGAAGCAAAAGGATAAAAAACTGGGTGAAGTCATTGAGAAAATTGGTATAATTGAGCGCGCCGCAGATACGGATTTGTTCGCATCGGTTGTTCACCATATTGTTGGCCAGCAGATTTCAACAAAGGCTCAGGCGACGATATGGCAGCGGATTAACGACACTTTCGGTGTGCTAAACGCTGACGTCATTTTAGGCGCAGGCATCGACAGGCTGCAGGGCTTTGGCATAACCTTCCGCAAAGCGGAGTATATTACCGACTTTGCAGAAAAGGTTAAGACCGGCGCCTTTGATCTGGAGGGAATCTGGGATAAATCCGACGAGGAGGCCATCGCCAGCCTTGTGTCCTTAAAGGGCATTGGCGTATGGACAGCAGAAATGATTTTACTTTTCTGTATGGAGCGTCAAGATGTTTTCAGCTATGACGATCTGGCCATCAGGCGCGGCCTGCGGATGGTGTACCATCACCGGGAGATTGACAGGGAACGTTTTGAGCGGTACCGCAGGCGCTACAGTCCCTATTGCAGTGTCGCGAGCCTGTACCTTTGGGCCGTAGCAGGCGGCGCGGTTCCCGAGATGAAAGATTATGCGCCAAAGAGAAAGCCTGTTAAAAAGAAAAAGGCTTGTAAAGCCGCAGAATGATTGAAAGCAGGAGGATAAAAAATGTCAGATGTAAGGATTTATACTTGTCAATACGCTTCGCCCCTGGGCGGGATTACAATGGCCAGCGACGGCTCAGCGCTGACGGGGCTTTGGTTTGACGGACAGAAATACTTTGGGGATACGCTGCCAGAGCAATACGAAGCGGGGGAACTGCCTGTCTTTGATGCGGCAAAAAAATGGCTGGATATTTATTTTCAGGGGAAGTCACCTGATTTTACACCGCCGCTGCTGCTTGATGCCAGCCCCTTTCGCAGGGCAGTATGGGAAATACTGCTTACGATTCCTTTTGGGGAAACTATGACTTACGGGGAAATCTCGGATAAAATCGCAAAGCAAAGGGGCGCTGCCAGAATGTCCGCGCAGGCGGTCGGGGGCGCTGTGGGACACAATCCGATTTCCATTATTGTGCCCTGCCACAGGGTAGTGGGAACGAGCGGCAGCCTGACAGGCTACGCGGGAGGCATTGATAAAAAAGTAAAGCTGCTTACACTGGAAAAAGCAGAGATGTCGGGCTTTTTTATTCCTAAAAAGGGAACGGCGCTGTAAACCAGAAAATTAGGGCTGCAATAATCGAATAGGGCGGAATAAAAACCTGTTATAAACTGAGCACAGCACAATTTTGCGCTGTGCTTTTTCAGTCTTCAGTTACAACGTGCCTTCGGAGATAAAATGTGATATAATTGTTATAAATTCAATAGAGGAGGATAAAAATGCACCGTATGAAAAAGTATTTGCCTTTTATGATTGGCGGCGTTGTGTTGTTGGTGGTATTGATCGGTCTGGTTGTCTGGAGTAACCGGCAGACACCGGAAAGGGTATTGAACCGGTATGTCCAATATGTCAATGAAGGCCGCTATGAGGCGGTGTATGACAAACTGTTATCCGATAAAGCCAAGGGCTACGCAGACCGGCAGACCTTTATTGACCAGTACAAAAATATTTACGGCGGCATTGAGGCGCGCAATATAAAAATAAGCAATATCGTAAAAAGCGATGAGAGCACAGATAATTACACCTATCTCAAATATGATTATGAGATGGACACCGTCGCGGGCCATTATAAGGGCGGAACCAGTGCGCGCATCACCAAAAAAACAAACGGCTGGACCATCGAATGGAATGAGGGGATGATTCTTCCCAGCTTTTCAAAGTGGCAGACGGTTTCTGTGGTGCCGACCACAGCGGAACGCGGCAGCATTTATGACCGCAATGGAAATCTCCTGGCGGGAAAAGGGCAGGTTCTGGAGGTTGGCATTGTTCCTGGGAAGCTGAATGCTGAGACGAAGGACGCAGACTTTCAGTCTATGGCGGCTCTGCTTGACATAAAAACAGAGGATATCCAGTCAAAGCTTTCCCAGGGCTGGGTGACCGATGATGTGCGTGTGCCTATCGCCACCATTGATCTGTCAGACACGGCGCTCGAAGCACAGCTTTTGGGCATTGCCGGCATCTATACGGATACAACCGAGGTGCGGACTTATCCGTATGGTGAAAAGGCCTCTCAGCTGACCGGCTATGTACAAAGTATATCCCCTGAGGTGCTGGAGGACCGCAAGGAGAAAGGATACACGGAGAGCTCTGTCATTGGAAAGACAGGCCTGGAGGCCGCCTATGAAAGCCGGCTCCGCGGGAAGGACGGATGTAAGATTGTGGTTGACCAGGGCGTTGATAATTATCAGGATGAAGCGGGGAACTGGATTCAAAGGCCCAGAATATGGACAGTGGTCGAGGACCCGGCCGAAAAGGGAGAGGATATCACTGTAACCATTGACGCTTCACTCCAGACCAAAATTTATGATCAGTTTGCATCAGATAGAAGCAGCTCTGTAGCCATAAACCCCAAAACTGGAGAGGTGCTGGCACTTGTCAGTACGCCTTCCTTTGACGCCAATACTTTCATCAGCGGATTCTCCGAGGAGGCGTGGAACGCGCTGAGCTCGGATCCCTCCATGCCACTTCAAAACCGCTTTGAGTCCGCCTACACACCGGGCTCATCCTTTAAACCACTGACCGCGGGGGTAGGCATGACAAGCGGGAAGCTTGACCCCAATGCGGACTTTGGCCCAAGCGGTAGCAGCTGGCAGAAAGACCCATCCTGGGGAGACTTGTTGATCACGACCCTCCAGGGATATGACGGGCCGGCTAATCTTGAAAACGCGCTGGTCTACTCAGACAATATTTATTTTGCCAAGGCAGCACTGCAGATGGGTGGTGCAGCTTTTAAAAATGGATTGGAAAAATCTGGCTTTGGTCAGGAACTGGACTTCCCGCTGCCACTGGCCAAGTCTCAGATTTCCAATTCCGGTAATTTCGCGGATGAAGGACAGCTTGCTCAGAGCGGTTATGGTCAGGGGGAGATTCTGGTCAATCCAGTACACATGGCCTCAGTCTATTCGGCCTTTGTCAATGATGGCAGTATGATTAAACCCGTGTTAGAATACAGTGAAACCCCGCAGTTCTGGTATCCGGACGCTTTCTCTAAGGAGGCCGCCGACACCATACGCAACGATCTGATCCAGGTCATTGAAAATCCGGCCGGCACTGCCCATGAAGCCCATTTGGATGGTGTGACCCTGGCAGGTAAAACGGGTACAGCGGAAATCAAAGCCTCACAGGAGGATACGAGCGGCACTGAGCTTGGTTGGTTCAACGCTTTTATTGCGGATTCGGACAGTCCAGAGCAGCTTTTGGTAGTAAGCATGGTCGAGGATGTCAAGGACCGTGGCGGAAGCCATTACCTTGTACCAAAGGTGCGCAGCATATTCTGACCCATTAGAAGCCTGATAAACAGAGGAATAGCCTGTTTATCAGGCTTGTTTTATGCTATACTTACCTTAGTCAAAAAGTCGAATAAAGCAGGGAGGCTGCAAAAATGATGAGAAACCCAGAACAGACAGTCGGCAATATGGCGGATAAAGCCAGTATGGCTCTGATCAGCTATATTGACGGGGAGGGGTATCCGGTCACAAGGGCCATGCTGAAGCCCAGAGAGCGGGAGGGGATAAAAACTTTCTGGTTTACCACCAATACCTCCTCCAATAAGGTAAAGCATTTCCGTCAAAACCCTAAGGCGAGTATCTATTTCGTCGACAGGTGTTATTTCCGTGGAGCTAGCCTGAGCGGAACCGTCGAGGTTTTAGAGACGCCCGAGGCCAAGGAGCGGATCTGGCGGGACGGTGATACCATGTATTACAGTAAGGGCGTTACGGACCCTGACTACTGTGTGTTGAAATTCACAGCCACGAAAGGCAGCTATTACAGTAATTTTAATTCAGAAGATTTTGAAGTGTAAAGGACATGCGGTTTACAGGCATGAGAGAACAGGCGGGACATGATTAAAAAAGCAGAGATCGACAACGGACGCGGCTTTGACTGGAGGCGTACCTCGCAGGATTACGCTAAATACCGGGACATCTACCCCCACGAGTTTTATCAGAAAATCCTGGACATGGGCGCGTGCGTCAAAGGCCAGCGTGTGCTGGATATGGGCACTGGCACCGGCGTGCTGCCCCGCAATTTATATCCATACGGCGCAGCTTTTACAGGTGTTGATATTTCGGAAAACCAGATTCAGCAGGCCATCCTCCTGGCAGGGGAGCAGCGGGCAGAGATTGACTTTTTCTGTATGCCTGCCGAGGAA
The DNA window shown above is from Eubacterium limosum and carries:
- a CDS encoding GNAT family N-acetyltransferase, which codes for MYAHDKQALHAFSMYGFGIRCVDAIRAISNNIESLPQKKLTLKELSIEEMMEIKEMYELLSEHLGKSPCFLYTGERSFSRWITEKIKSKSSKVYVAKIDQKPVSFIAVSNTGENFVTEVEGMKNICAAFCLSEYRGKGIFQNLLNYVIRQLNQQGVRYLGVDFESFNPTASGVWNKYFTPYTNSIVRRIDEYVLNK
- a CDS encoding DNA-3-methyladenine glycosylase family protein, yielding MNFRYGTEATDYLKQKDKKLGEVIEKIGIIERAADTDLFASVVHHIVGQQISTKAQATIWQRINDTFGVLNADVILGAGIDRLQGFGITFRKAEYITDFAEKVKTGAFDLEGIWDKSDEEAIASLVSLKGIGVWTAEMILLFCMERQDVFSYDDLAIRRGLRMVYHHREIDRERFERYRRRYSPYCSVASLYLWAVAGGAVPEMKDYAPKRKPVKKKKACKAAE
- a CDS encoding methylated-DNA--[protein]-cysteine S-methyltransferase; translated protein: MSDVRIYTCQYASPLGGITMASDGSALTGLWFDGQKYFGDTLPEQYEAGELPVFDAAKKWLDIYFQGKSPDFTPPLLLDASPFRRAVWEILLTIPFGETMTYGEISDKIAKQRGAARMSAQAVGGAVGHNPISIIVPCHRVVGTSGSLTGYAGGIDKKVKLLTLEKAEMSGFFIPKKGTAL
- a CDS encoding penicillin-binding transpeptidase domain-containing protein gives rise to the protein MHRMKKYLPFMIGGVVLLVVLIGLVVWSNRQTPERVLNRYVQYVNEGRYEAVYDKLLSDKAKGYADRQTFIDQYKNIYGGIEARNIKISNIVKSDESTDNYTYLKYDYEMDTVAGHYKGGTSARITKKTNGWTIEWNEGMILPSFSKWQTVSVVPTTAERGSIYDRNGNLLAGKGQVLEVGIVPGKLNAETKDADFQSMAALLDIKTEDIQSKLSQGWVTDDVRVPIATIDLSDTALEAQLLGIAGIYTDTTEVRTYPYGEKASQLTGYVQSISPEVLEDRKEKGYTESSVIGKTGLEAAYESRLRGKDGCKIVVDQGVDNYQDEAGNWIQRPRIWTVVEDPAEKGEDITVTIDASLQTKIYDQFASDRSSSVAINPKTGEVLALVSTPSFDANTFISGFSEEAWNALSSDPSMPLQNRFESAYTPGSSFKPLTAGVGMTSGKLDPNADFGPSGSSWQKDPSWGDLLITTLQGYDGPANLENALVYSDNIYFAKAALQMGGAAFKNGLEKSGFGQELDFPLPLAKSQISNSGNFADEGQLAQSGYGQGEILVNPVHMASVYSAFVNDGSMIKPVLEYSETPQFWYPDAFSKEAADTIRNDLIQVIENPAGTAHEAHLDGVTLAGKTGTAEIKASQEDTSGTELGWFNAFIADSDSPEQLLVVSMVEDVKDRGGSHYLVPKVRSIF
- a CDS encoding pyridoxamine 5'-phosphate oxidase family protein — encoded protein: MMRNPEQTVGNMADKASMALISYIDGEGYPVTRAMLKPREREGIKTFWFTTNTSSNKVKHFRQNPKASIYFVDRCYFRGASLSGTVEVLETPEAKERIWRDGDTMYYSKGVTDPDYCVLKFTATKGSYYSNFNSEDFEV